The following nucleotide sequence is from Trifolium pratense cultivar HEN17-A07 linkage group LG2, ARS_RC_1.1, whole genome shotgun sequence.
TTTCGTTGATGGGCGCAGTTATGAAAATCTCCCTGAGTGACTGTCTTTCACTACCATTATTTATCTTTGAAGTATTAACATTATTGACTACGCTGTGATTACTGTGATCTACTGGAGGGAGGTGTGAAACTGAAATAGGAGAGCCAGCAGTAAACTTCCCAGAACAAGCCATCATCCCCTTAACGTATAATTCCTTTGCCCTCTTTAGAATCCTAACAGGAGTTAAAATGTAATGCTTAATCTTGCTTTGCTTAATAGTATTTGATTTCTTTTTCATACTTCCCATGATCGATCGATCAATCGATCTGAATAGGTGTAGCCTGCAGATCGAGCTCTAATTAATGATCACTAATAtagtgtttgtttttttgtttgtttgtttgatgaaaaCAAGGTACCAATTAATGGTTgagatcaatatatatatataagagtgcGTGGACCTTTTTGTGTTGCTAATTTGGTTTGGACTTGTCCCTTCGAGCTAAGGTATACGTATAGCACTTCAATTCAACTTTAGAGTTAGGACGGCAGGGTATAGTGTCCTGAAGGACGGTCAAAAGATCATTGGACCTTGTCAATAAACAAAACATCTCTATTTGTTCAAAATTCATTCATATGCTGTACTAAGATCAGATGTGTAAAAATCTAACAAGACAAAGGTTCGTTGCATCCAAAAAAAAtcttactattactattatcatcatatatataataataaaaaggcACTACCTAACTCTAAATCTCTAATCAAACAACTAATAAAACATTTAACATCTTTTCGGCCAGCAATCCAGCATCAAAAACTGCAGTTTGcacaattatttttatatatgacTATGAGCCAGCTTGGCAAAATGAAAGAAACTTGTGTGTTTACTTTGCACGTGTATGTTAACAAAATCCAGTGGTTTGAAGTGGATGATATTCAAGAGTTAAGTGATAAATAGGACAAAATAGAGCGGAATGAAATAGAATAAGGTGAAATGAAAGGtatatataatacaaaatttaaaatgttatatgaaattaaaactTGACATCTTTTATACTGGTCCTTGTGTGGTAAATAAAAACCTTAAAAAATTACATAGGATCTTACTTGTCAATGCCTTCTCTTGTTGcaatttagttattataaacaataaatataatataaaaataaaactagaaAAACACTTGACGAGAACAAAAGGTGAAGATGAATGAAAGCATCTAATGTAATGCAGGTGTCATTCTGTTGAACATGAAAGATTGAAAgtgcataattattttttttcaattacaaAAAGAGACAagggataaaaaaattattcaaatagtATAACAtggaaacatttttttatatatgaaccTTATTGAGTTATTTCTAATTTTGTGGATAAAATTGGTTGATAAAGATATTGCAATATGCATGAATTAGAGTTTAAATTCAGAATTAtctatttatttgattttaagaGGTAAAATTTTACTCAACagattatttaacaaaaaaaaaaaccgtgtTGCAAAAAACTATTTTCCTTTTCactagaatttttatttttttcattctttgttCTTATTTGATATTTCTTTCATTAGAAACTATCATAAGGAAAAGCATAATATGTgagtttgtatgttttgttgtaaaaataaataaaataaaaaaatatcatgagAGGGGTTACATTGGACTTTGAACAGCTGTATAAGTGAATTTGACATCATATTTTAACTCAAATttttaagacattaggtttatATGTTCAACATCCACTTTTCTATTTGATGTGGAACTCACTTCACACTAGAAATACCAACTGATTCCATTCTATACACCCTAAAGTTGGGTGAAGTAAAATGATGGAAGAGGACAAACTGGAATTAAATGCATTCCATCGTGCACCGATGTATTCCACTCATTTTTctaaaattcaaaatgaaatctCATTTTATATGATCTCAAGTTCAAGCCTTTGCAgatgagaaaaaaatattgagatggAAGATTTCACCAATCGTGTTAGCTAAATTCTTTGATGATGATTAGTTACAAATAAATTGATAGATAAATTTTGATGTGTCCAGTGTGAGTTAGAAGTTTCgcattgaataaaaaatatatgtgtaTAATATACAAATGAGAGGACTGATATGATATTGTCATatgaatttgaacaaaaaaatagtGTATAAACTCGCTCATAAGATTGCTCTTTGACCCCGGTGTTTTATGGGTTTAAGTCTAGTATTTCTTTTTCTATGTGGTGCCAAGATCCATTGGTTTGTATCCAAAACATATGATTTCTTGTTTTGCTTTGTAAGgaattgagtaccccttgtactcagTGTAtctttgcttaaaaaaaaaaaaacaacgacTAGTTTCtcctcttaaaataaaatttaacttccctcaaaattttatttgtttttgttcaccTAATTCTACTATGTAAAGtcgtataaaaaataaaaaagttgttagTATTCTTTTATCATCATTTGGTTAAAAAACGTTTATTCATTCTTTTATCGGCATTtggttaaaacaaagttattacttattagtatTTTCTAAAAAGAATTATACCATTTTGATCTAGATTTTTATTTAACCCCAAACATAAATTTTGATAAACTTTTGttttaaggcaaatgctaaatagtgcccccggggcactctttaagcccttaaatagtaagttttttatagaatttttatggaaatgcgtaaagtcaacacattggaaattggagtgtttaattttttgaataaaaagtttcttttaatggaatgcttaaagagtgccccgggggcactcgttagcaagacccttgtTTTAATATGGCCCTGcaagttttaaaatataatggCCCCGGCACTGCACCTACACCACCACCCCTTCCGCCAACCACCAGACTCAAACAACCCCTTAATTCAACCATTTCTTGTGTTGTGTGTCCCTTTGAGTTATGAATGGTGATGGGAATGTGctaaaatgtgaattttggttTTCTAAACTgtcattcttttttctttttcaaagttctGTTTGAATTTTGGACATTAGAATTGGGAATCGAACATAAATCGCAGTAGAACACATTAGAACAAAGATCATTCAAGTTTGAAACAAATTTCGATATGTTCCtgatattaataaataaaataaaagtgttgTTCAATTATTGGAGTAAGTCTATAAAGTGatatttgaacataaaaattatgtgattaaagattaaaataattataaaaaaaaaagagaagaaaagaaagtgaTCACATCtcataaaaagacaaaaaaggGATGTGACTGGTTTTGACGGTGAATAAATGGTCTCCAGCTAGCGCCTGCGTGCAGCTATCATATTAATGGTTGCGATTTTTGATCTAATAATAatctataataataacaataatacaaTCTAATGACGAAATCagaaatgataaaattgaaagacaGACAGAAATaagattataataattaaatgaatCTATGATATGGATCGATCTTAATGACCCAATGCATCTGCAAAACatattgttgatgatgatgatgaaattgaGATTGGGAAAATtaacatgaatatatatatctagtaagagaagaagaaagaaagaaaatactagtgattatttatttatttattatgtgaTGATGAGATTGGGATATTATTATCAGCAGCTTTCAAAGTTTTTTCAATAAGCTTACGAGCTTTTCTGCTTCGAATTTCGACCTTAACGCTTGCACTCTTGTCCATCTTCACGTATggtttctttctctttttcatctTCAGGGTTGACCGAACCTTTGACTTTATTGACTCCACCAGATTCCCCAACTGATTCGCCATATCTGCCTGCAACGATCGATCGAGTAAGTAATCAAGAGAAACAGAGGCAAGGCAATTGCCACTACTCTGCACTGCAGCAGcctctataatatatataatatggaATATGTAGTTCTCAAAGTCTCAACCAATTAATCACCCATCACTGCCACACACCGTTTTGGAATAGGATTACGTTTTTTaccattcaaatttcaaactcgccctattttattttattttattttatttttcaacattgTCACAATATTTTTGTTCACGCaatatattagtattaattactaccacaaaaataatattttttcccattttttttataagaaacaactcaccttttagattcattgaaatacatcagttattcaaagaatctaataaaaattagaagagaaaaggaaattaataaatattcaaaacatatttaatcaatTACTTGAAGACAATTTTCAAATGAGTAATGTaacatttaacaataatatatatatttattgagtcaaaactcaaaaatattatatatatatatatatatatatatatgatttttcaataagaaaataataaatgtaaTAATATCTTCGTCCCAAAACAATAGTCCTTTACGCATACCAATGcataatttgaataattaatgtatttagttttttttcatgaaaaattataaaaatttaatattgtgaaaatattcattgagacaaatcaaacaatatattatttgttaATAGTATTTGtctttatacattagtaaaaaaataccGTCAAAATAAATGTCAACTGTCAACAAGGGACAATTGTTTTAGGACGGAGCGAGTAGTAGTTATGTTGACACAGTTGTTTTCAACTATGATgtataacaattaacaaatataataaaagtaGTATGTGAAGACATTTTCTCTTGATATTTCTCTATTTATTATTGTGATATTTATACGAAGTTTCTACTGCTAATAGCGATTATTAATTTTTGTCGAGAAACTTATGAGGCACATAAAGtatattctctctcataatcGAATTTTCTTAATACACGTGAGTCAAGAATCGAATCTCTAACCATATATTTAAAAGGACAAAAACCTTACTACTTTGATCAATAAAATTCTATCATGATTGTATTTTACTTGATCTATAAATTATGTTTGGTTCCAATAAACAAAGTTAGCATATTAAAATTCAAGTTGAGCATTATTTTGAGTCAATTTTTTATGCAAATTCTTTTTGTCCAGAGATAACTAATTACTTGACAATTTTGAGACATGTTTTATGCAAGGAGGTCGGTCGGTCGGTCGGTTTGGAActgaatgttttattttatgattattataaacaaaaaattattttttaaattcattaaaaagaTAATGTATTTGATCCATATTATTGATGAGATacattacttttaaaaaaaattttaaaaataatttttttacttataatatgaTCAGTTAAATGTTTAATTTGAAAAAACCTCTGTATAACTAAAACAAAAGTCAAATCTAACATTTTCTTTCTTGtaaccaaaaaccaaaaaaagaagtcAAAATATAACACCAAATTAAATACTTGTTAATTTTTCTTCTCGTTTTTGGCATTTTGGCTCTAAGTCAATGTAGTTAGGTATTGAATTTTGAATGTGGAATTAATTTGCATTCATTGAATGGTTGGACCGGCGTCGATGTGATTAAGAGGTGGATGgagttatagttttttttttttttttttttttttttttttttttttgtagaaaaatgTTAATACGTGTCTTAAAAAtgcatttgatttatttatttattttttgacaaaatgcaTTTGATGTATTCCCTCCgtctcattttataagatctcatttgactaaatgtgtattattcatattattgttttgaccgtatttttttaaaagtatataaatgtaaatagaaaaatgctaaacagtgctcccggggcactagttaagcatgttaaaatagaaattcggtctcgaaatgcgtgcattcaatgcatcaaaaatataaaaaattgtcttttcaatataaattttattttttatttcctttttaggtatgcttaacaagtgccccgggggcactgtttaacatgacccatgtaaatattatcatataagatcttgtttgatttgtttcgatgagtattttcaaaatatcaaatttctaaaatttttactaatacacaattaaaaatattcataattaaaattatatattggtGTACGTGCCGTGACAattaattcttatattttgggacagataaagtattaaaaaattgtagATTGGATTAAACAATGTTTTTATATCATAAGATAAGATGGGACAAAATAAGTAGATTCGTTCAattgaataattatttatataatattagtttaattataaaaattaataatttatggAATTGAAATAGAAATTTGATAGAGAGAAAATAGGAGGACTAAAGTAACTGAACCTATCGGACACTCTACTTATCCAATTTTAAAGATAGAATTTCAAGTCATTAGACTgcttgactaaaaataaaataaccgAACCTATTAGCATTAGTTGaatttataattgattaaaattaatctattaatctAAACCAAAATGAACAATGCAACAAgacgaaaaataataaaaaaccacataaagacaaaaaaatcaaTAGAACACTGCATCAAGACCATAAATCAAATAATAAGATTAGGGTTTGTTTGGTTAAAGATTGATGAATTCAATCGCTAGGGTTTGCCCCATCACCATGATAGCCGCCTCCTAAATGACAAATAGTATCCCAAATAAGATGAGGAACAGGAACAACCGAAAGCCTTGGCTGTTTCAAAAGTACAAAATCCTTCAAATGTTTCATCTCCTTCAAGTCAACAACCCTCCTCATTTCGCCAACAGCTTTCACGTCAACCGCACCGTCGCCTTTGTCTCCTTCATCACTGTACCATTCCCGGACAACGGAAACAACGCCGACGATTCGACGGGCCTTGGAACCTGAATGGTAGAAGAAGCATAGATCGTTGAGTGACATTGATTTCAGGTATTTCTGAGCCTGTTTGTTTTTAACTCCATCCCATTTACTTATCCCTCCGTTTGCTTCTTGATCCTCCCACGACCACTCCGATGGTTCTGTTTTCAGCAGAAACCTCTTCACTTCCTTTCCCATGTTTTCTCTTCTTTCACTTTTCAATTCTTAGTAGATAGATAGATACTAACttgttgtattttatttttactttaccccaatttatttatttatttatagtattAAATTATAATAAGGTGGTCCCACAAACAAAATCATTAAGTTTCACTCTCTTCCCGCCAATTGCCTTTGTTTTTCCCGCTCCAACATCTATAAATAAGGCTGTAAGTAAGTAACCCtttttttgggttttctttTGTCAAGCTACTCAATTCTCACCAATTTACAAAAATACTCTTGTCTGCTAATTATCTAGCGAAACACCCTAACAACTTTGTTCCGCTCAAGTAGGGGATGacgtttttcaaaaatttct
It contains:
- the LOC123909081 gene encoding uncharacterized protein LOC123909081 codes for the protein MANQLGNLVESIKSKVRSTLKMKKRKKPYVKMDKSASVKVEIRSRKARKLIEKTLKAADNNIPISSSHNK
- the LOC123907856 gene encoding thymocyte nuclear protein 1, whose translation is MGKEVKRFLLKTEPSEWSWEDQEANGGISKWDGVKNKQAQKYLKSMSLNDLCFFYHSGSKARRIVGVVSVVREWYSDEGDKGDGAVDVKAVGEMRRVVDLKEMKHLKDFVLLKQPRLSVVPVPHLIWDTICHLGGGYHGDGANPSD